The following nucleotide sequence is from Drosophila takahashii strain IR98-3 E-12201 chromosome 3L, DtakHiC1v2, whole genome shotgun sequence.
AATCTACATTATATATGATGGAACGTAGTAGATAAGGTCTCCCAATCCGAAACAGAATCCAGTCAGTCAATTCTCCTGAGTTCCAATTTCAACGGTAGCTTTTGATTTAGTTGATTTACCAAAgaatctttgttttttttactatgcattgtatattatattactatatatttggtattttaaaagagTGAGTGAAATGAGATTTACCCAAAGGTGTTTATGTTATAATCAagctttatttttacattacattttttagccAAACACGTTTTGCAGATAAAACCTTAAGACACTGAAAGTCAATAAATACGCAAAAGACATTAATGAATTTGAtaaattggttttatttttaagtaatcCATAAAATCCATAAGGATGAAAACAAATGTACTAAAATGtaagttataaacaaaagcCAGTTGGCATATAATTCCGATCCAGAGTTAAGATCAGTAGTGGTAGAGGGTTTTCCATTATCATCATAGTCAACGTTTATAGCCTCATCGTATTTATCCCAAAAATGAGTGAGTCGTTTTGGTACGTTAAACTGCATATCCTTAAGGATGTTTCCAGGTGGAGCATACCTCACCACCAAGTAACGCGTATCCTTTCTGCGGAGAGATCGCCTATCACTATCAACCGGATAAGGGTAAAATGATCAGGTGACTTACATTCTCGCCAGACCAACGCCCAGTTTAGTGGAGGCGTTCCAAATCATGGCCGTAAATTggtaatattttctattattacGATAGCCGCGATAATGGAACCAATCTCGAACGCAGGCCCTGGGTTTAGCATCATGGAAAACGCAGATGTTTTGCGTATAGTTGCCATCAATTGGGCCCAGTCCATGCAGTTCATCCGAATGCATTTCGTCCTCCGAATCGACATCTGTACATCCTTCTCCATCCGCAACTAATTGCTAAGTAATACATAGTTAGAAACCCATGTTTCACACTCCacaatgttttataaattaaagcttTTCTTGATTAAAATGAAAGGGATAGggatttaatgaaataatatcgaaaatatttctacatgACTTTCATCTTTCTACATATGTAAATAACTACATTTATGTACATTTCTGGGTGTAAGCTATGTATAAAACACTTGCCTgtgcatattttttacattcttCAGAGAGTTTTTCGTCCAGGACCAGAGGTTGGTTTCCGTACTTCGCCCTCCTGCGATTGTGCGCCTCAAGGATTAAAGAACGTAGGCCTATACAAAATACCCCATTGCACTGCAAAGGACCACAAAGTTCCTAGACTGAAGCTTAATTTCTTCTGGCTTACCTCAAGGGCcataaaaaagcaaataattttaaaatgcattgtgttttagttatttaacaGGAAATTTCAGAATTTGACAATATTCACTTGGCgtcaataaatatacaatctttattaaacattttaatttaaaattatattaaccaAATATCCATACATTCCGGTATCATACATCACAGTTTCATCagtaatataattaaataatttttctaaatcatagaggaatttaaaaacaaaaactttaataaGTTTAATGTCGCTataatcataaaatttttcttaacttTGACTTTGAAGTtatttacatatgtatacattgtatacatatgtattacTATACATATTTCCTATGAATTGAAATGTGCTTTTCAAACACCCCATTTTTTTGTCAACGTCTGCTCGAAAttataaaggaaaaaaaaaagtaaaccgATCTTCCTGGACTGCTCTTGCTCTATCATAGGTGTAGCTAGAAACTTTACGAGGGGGATTACAGTATATTACTATCATAATTATCTTGGTTGTTAAAATGTAGTACTCGATTTAAAatgtacttatgtataaaTGATTACGAAATTTAAATCGTAGATAGTGGGAATTCGCTGGAAACCCCTTTAGCGACACCCATGCTCACTGGCCAGTGCTTACAATTTCAAACTGCGCAGAATTTTTCGGAATAAGGGGAATACCATATAAACGCTCCGTTCGCATTCTGCCGAGCCGACTTCTCACCGAAACGAACGAAATGgatcattttaaatttggctGTCGAATCGAAAAGTACAATGTCGGACTCGGACGTTCCCTGCAAATCGTTCTCtgcggaattaaataaaattgttgggGATCTGATCGACAAGAAtcttaaacaaaatgcaatcCCAAAAGGTGTATGGGACTTAAAAGCATTGGTACTGCGAGCACTTAATTGTAAAGGCGTAATTTTTAGCCATGGAATAATGGGTATGTACATGTATGTACATCTGAAAGTCATTTATATACACATAATAACCCTATTTAATGTAGGCTGTTCCTTCGAGTCTTTAAGGCAGATCGATGAAAATGAATACGAGTTTCATGTCAACTTGGAATTTCCGTTTGAGCTAACACCAATCCGGGATAATGATCGGCCGGGTTTTGTAATGCTTAAAGCTGAAGAGAAGGCTGAGCATCAAGCTATTGTGGATGGTTTTCTAAATCGCGAAGCCCTTAGGAGTtggattaaaaatatgttagacttttattatgaaaaaatgtattttaaaaatgtttaccaaCTTCTTAGCGACGAGCATAATTATAAACTAACATGGTTGCCCGTTGTTAAATTCGACTACAGCAAATGGCCTTTGCCGGATCCGTTATTGCCAGGACAGACTTATAAAGCTTTTCCTTGGTACGCAATTCCGCAAACTATAAAACCTTTCGATCAACGAAGTTTCATGGCTTGGGCGCCGGACTGGGAGCGCTGCAGTATTGAAACGAATCCTTACTACCGAAAGGTGCAGATATTGATGACTGGCCTTCTATCTGCCAAAGCGATAAAAATTCCTAAACTGAAAAACGTAGTAGAAACGACAATGGTACATGCTATACTGAAGGACAAGGAGCCGACTGACCTTGGAGTTCTGTTGATCATCATTGTAGAGAGATTTAAGTGCCACCTAGAGGAAGAAAATCTATGTCAACTGTTTACGGATAATGTTAATTTGTTTCGCTGCGTAAACGAACCAGACCTCGAAAGGTACCACAGTGTTATCTGTAATGTGTTAGGCGAACTAAAAAAGTATAAGTCACAAGCTTTGACTGAAGAACAagaggaaaatgaaaaaccaaaTCCAAAGGCAGATtggattaaaaatttgaaaagaaTGTTTTctgtttaaaatgtaaaattgaaACATGTCGTAAAAGAAGCATACATTTtgagttataaaaaaaatatcttcagGTAATTTCATGAAAATCTGTTAGTTatttaagaataaatattactaATTACCAGACAACTATTTTTCATTACATAAATCAAATACATATATCGTacttaaactcaaaattgaaAAGCTTGTAAGCTTGGAAAAACTatgaaatcatatttaaaccctaaaattaatttgaaatatcgctTATCAACcaaatttgaattatgattatatcttttcttttatcaataataaaacaacaataacaataataaaaatattgcattTGTTAAACGGGTTTTTGTATTATGCAACCACGATTATTTGGGTGGTTCCCCTTGACTTTTTTCATTTCATCAACTTGGGGAATACCgccaatatttaaatgtaatggtatgtaaatggtatttttcgaAACAGAActggtatttattttcaggCCAGTTGGTGTTCTTCTCGGCACGGTCACACTGCcgacacaacaaaaaaatttcgttcGCCTCGCATTAATCGAAATCGCGTTTGCGGCCGACAACAAAAGTTGTTAACTCAACAAACCGAGTGACGAGTGTTCCGAGTTCCGTGCGTGTGTCATTCCAGCTGAAAGCCGAGTTTCGCTTTGAGTTCGAAGATTTAACCAGGAGAAGACCAAAAAGAACCAATCGATAAACGAAAGAACCGTTCCGTTTCGAGTTGGAAGAAAGTGGAAAGTAAGTGGAAACTATTTTGGATTGCTGTGATTTTTCAATGCGGGTCAATGGGAGAGCCGATGACGTGAgcagaaaaagagagagctcTCTTTTTGAATTCTTTTCGGGCAATGTGCGTTTTGGATTCTTGCTCCTCAAGGCGCTTGTTTACATAATCACCGCCCCCTTGCCCCTCGCCTGCTCCGTTTACTCCACCTCGGCAAACAGCTGCTGCGCTGTCGCGGCTTATCGATTTTCCTCCtcctggttgttgttgtttttgctcttTGCAGCCGGCAAGACGACGCCATTAATTGGCCGTCGCCACGTCATGCTTGTCGTATGATTTTTGAGTCTGCACTTGCAGCAGGTGGGGAAAGCAGGGGAAGCACCCtcattctctctctctcgctctcgatGACGCGTCATCCGGGGCCGCACTTTGCCCTGCGATCGTACGATTTCCCCAGGCGGCAGCGTCATTCCCATGGGGCAAGTGTTAGTCACCTGCTCCACTTTCCCAAGCGCCTTTTTACCGTTGCGTGGCCGCTCTTTTCCAGCCAAACAAACACAACAGAGAGGgggagtgagagagagagcgcgagagtGGGTGCGCGTGTTTGGAGAGATCACACGCACAATCAGAATCAGCTGTTTTCGACTGCTCAATGAAATTCGTATTTTAATGCGTAGGCGTGTGCGTGCGATAGAGATAGCTAGCCCTAGAATTGTGCAATGCAGACAATCTTATCTCGCCCTCTCTCTCTCAAGCCCTAAACCGCTGTAAACTTTTTCTTAGGGTGACCCAGAAAAACGTGTCTATAGGTAACTTACAGTTCCCGTTCCCCAAACGATAGTGGTAGTTAATTCCAGCACGTAGCATCCAAAAATCACAGTTGACGTCAACTCGATTTTCGGCGTATTCCATCCATTAATGATAAGACCCCACAAGGTTATCACTGGAAATATATGTAGAGTACTGGAGAGTATAGTACACCCCACGTTCAGtctattattgtattattgtcCACCGATCGCAGCTTATCAATGGCGAAAACACTCGTACGTAGGCGAGATTTGAATAAACCTCGAGATTCCCATGTATTTCGAGGGTTCGCAACTCAGAACTGTACTTTCAACCTTTCGCTCTTGGCCAAAAGCGAACGAGCTGCCAAAAGGCAAACTCCAAAATCATTTCCTACTACACCGTGAGATTCGCCAAAGGTTTTTGGCCTGCTAGAAAGCTTAACCCCATACTAAAATATGTGGTACAGTGCATAGTCCATAGAGTgaatcaacaaaaaacaacaaattattaatGACGAGATCACGTTCCTCGGATGatctaatttaataaatcatttCGTATAATCTCAACACATCCGGTTCTCGCATTTGTAACACAAAAAGTGTACGAAAATAATACAGCTATCATTATTCCAACAATTAAGAGTGTATAATGGCAGAAAAATATGTGTGTTCCTTTCTAAAGTTTGTATTACAGAGAGGTTTAATCTGTGTGATTTTTTCCATTTGATCAAATATTTACCGAACTAAACAGTTCTTGAGTAATAACaacaaatttcttttaaaactcgtattatagttttaaaagaaatttgttGTTATTACAAAGAAACAATCTTATGAAATTGCCCTATAGTTCCTtatcaaatataattttaatgaaagtCAAAAAGAAGCTAGTAATGTCAGTAATAACACTAAATCAGGCGATTTAAAAATCATCTTTCTAGTTCTTTCACACATTTGATAGTCACAGGGTTAGCCTGACCTTCGTCTGGGGAAAAACGTACTTACGAGGTACTACTAGGTAGTATAAAGAAATAATCCCGTACTGATAGGGAACTTTGCCTTCCATTTCCATCCGTTTTGCCAGGCTGGCAAGATCGGACCGTCCGATTATGAGGCTTGGAGAGTGAGTTTGCTATGTGCTCACTATAATTAAGTATAATTCAGCCTGTGTTCGTCTTATCTCTGGAAGTAGTAGTTGTACTAGAAACACCGCTCGTTTCCGCCAAAAGCATTTATCGTGTTTCGATTTTCGCGATTTGCGATTCCAGTGCAGCGGAAGCGCCCGTCACCCACAAATATTGTTCTTTTCGCAGATAAGTTAACAGCAGGTAGAGGGAAATCTTATCGCTCACCTGCTTTTAGAGCCCGGCAATTTGACAATCGATTTTATGGGTCCCACACTTGTCCACTCTCGTCCACTTGGCCACTCGTCCACCCCCGCATTTCGAAATGGAACTCTCTCCGGGTTTTGTTTACCTTTCGATTCACTTCGCTGGAGGCGTTTCATCGTCATTCTTGTGAAAAAGCTGAAGTCATTACAGTAGAGACTCGTAAGGAAGattagatatgttggcattaTTATAGTTTACCcttttataatattcattttttaataatcatCATGATAAGAAGTGATTTAATATCTCATGCAAACTTTTAGTCATATTgttaaatcatttttgtttataatctCAGCCGATTTGACAGCATTGATTATAAACTTCCGTTCTTATgagtaaagaaaaaaataaaaaagtgattTCAGGCTGCAATAATTCACTTCTGGTTTtccaataattaaaaaaaaaaagtctttttccagaaattttaaaataatatcagaAACAAGAGAAACCATTTTATCGTTATGAGAGCAATGAATGACTTGTATGATTTTCTCAGAATATTTCTTATTATCGGAGATGTTAGAAGGAAAATAGTGActtatattgttattattcATAATTAGTTTGATTAAAGTTtgaggaataaaaaaaagttatgtaaaatgttattaaataaCCTTCACAATTTTTAAAGAGCTGAAAAGTGAACTTATATTGAGGAACGACTGTAAATCGTACGACGTCGACTTACGACGTATCGCAGGTGGAGATGGCTGAATTGTTACTCGAAATTCAGCTTGGCAACAGAATTAGCATGCTTAAGAGGCTCAATAAATTTTGGTTGGTTCCCCCAAGAAAGCTTACATCAGTTCCCATCTTATTCGGACTTTTATCTCTTGAACTTGAACTGAAAGCGGTTTGCAAGTGACTCAGATCTCGATTAAACCTTGAACAACACCTATAAAAAAACTCTCCCAAAAATAACACACCATGCAGCTCATTTTGGGAGTCTCCAAGTGGAATTTCGCTAAtcgttttggtttggtttgctaGGGTGAGGGGATCTTAAGATAAGGAAAGCAAAATGTGTAGAAAACTCTGACGTATTCCCAATGCCAAGAAATATTCCGACGTAAGCCACATAGATAAATAGATATGTGTGCCATGATGAATAAACATGAGAAATCGTTTGTCTacgttaaaattattgttaaccACGCACCAGACAGCTGACCGCACAGTGGGTGACATACAtagcttaaaatttaatgttttgtaaagtaaaaataattacaaaaaaatgtttaatttaaagaggtatttataaaaatatttttattaaaattctatATATGTAGACGTTTCTCAAAcacaaatatattataaaataaaatttgcaagtaatataaacataaatatttttaaagcaaatacTAAAACATTATTTGGCTTAAAAGacacaacatttaaaaaatataatactattttagttaaaatttttgtctaattttgtcctttttttctcgaaatatttttttataattatacgaAAAATAGTAATCACTGAAATATGCCCCCATTATGCGACATGACGATCTTGTTAAATCATTTCGCACACAGCATCGATATTTTTTGGcacaaaaactgattttggACGACCTTCAGGAAATTCGTCATTGAATGAGCGCAAGAAAATTCCCGGTagctaaaatattaatctttttccGAGATTCAAATAGTATACCATGAAAAGCAGTAGAGGATTGGCTCCAGTTTTGGGTGATTGGTTCATCGAATGTTCCGTCTGCCCTTGTTTACGTAAAGTGCAGCGCCACTCGGAACTAGTTCGGTCGCCCACTTTTCCGCCTTTCCCTCCAACCCACCCCCCCATTGCTTCAGTTGCTCATCTCACTCTGCTCCCGAGAATACTACGTTTCTATTATTACCCACCTACCTACTCTTCTCgcctcttgttgtttttgtttaccaactgtttctgtttcggtttcagttGCGCTTTATTTCTAGGGAATTTCTGTGGTTCGATGCGCGTGGCAAATTAAATCATCCGTTTggcaattaaaatcgaaatcgatTTTGGCCGCGTCTCGACTTGGAAGtaaaaggggcgtggcagggggaGTTGGGTCAGGTGTCACGTTTTCTGTCAGCGAAAAATAATTCCAAATTTTGCAACTCGAATTCTAAATAATTGGGTTAATAAAAAGAGATATCTGATATCTTATCACATAAAAAAGCTACACCTCATaaatggataaaaaaaaagattttctgTTTACCACCTCAACAAGTTaatgtgtttttgtttatgcacAAATGcatgcaatttaattttaaaaataattttgtttatttcaagATGTTTACCGCtttattggatttttatttataaattgttaagtAAACATGTGCGTACCATTTAATGTATACCTAAATAATAAACTAATGGGAAAACAATTTGAATTGGGTCTTTGaagtaaaaattttattttctttttaaagataaGGTAGAAATTGATaggaaaattttaagaaatggtACCAAACCTTTTTTTACCaagtaaacaagaaaaacaaagggCAACGGGGAACCACCGATTATGAAAACatttaatgaataaataacATTGATTAATGACGTTTAGCCACTAAaacaaaattcacaaaaataaagaaaataatggtCAAACTAAAACTTTCAAATTTCATAATGGTGGGTTATGTTATGTTCGAAATTTtaccaacaaaaatatttgtgagGGTTTTTAATGATATTGATTCcatgatttaatttcaataaatctGGTAAattgggaaaataataaaaggaaataaaacaatattaatatttatccaATTGATttactatattttatttaaccaatttaattttccctCTCTTTTCCAGCTGAAAGTGAATTGAATCTCTGTTCCTGCGTGTCACCGTGTTGCGAAACCGTTAAAACTGCCGCTCCCAAACATTCGCTGCGATGGCCACCTCATCGATACTCGCCAAAAGCACAATTAACAGCACATCGCCACCGGCCACGCCCAGCagcaccgcctcctcctcccccgTCGTAGTCGCCTCCACATTGACCACCCGGAAGCGGACCTACGAGACAGCCATTGCCATGCCCTCGTCCACCAAGGGATCGGCGGAGGTCCTGGATCAGCGCACAAATAGCCCCGCAAAGTCCAAATCGAATGGGGTTGGTGGGGGTCAGCTAGAGAGCGTCCTCGTGGTCAGCGAGGGAGGAGCCAGTGAGCCCACCACTGCGGCCACCACCCTGCGGGACAGCACGCGAACCATCTCACAGAGCGACGCCGACGATGGTGGCGAAGCGGCAGCCGCCGAGGACCTGCTGCCCACCATCGCCGCCGGCGCCTCCACGTCGGATTACCTCAGCGGCGTCAAGCGCAAGTACGTGCCGCAGCAGCAGACGTCGCCCGAGCCCCTGGTGGTTCCCGCCTCCACCTCGCAGCAGTTCTTCAACGGCAGCGGTGCCTCCGATTTTGCGGTGAGCATTTAAAGGTTTTGGGATAAAGATAAGGGATTAAGATATGATTAGATATGATTTATAAGCCTAAAAAGTCCTGTTTAAATATGTATAGTGTTTACGAGGCATTAGAAAACCCTGAAATTCGATAAGTTCCATCAGATatacattaattttattttttagggattcatttttgtttgaaaataagTTATAGATAAATAGGATTTACATGCGTTGAATGTCCTGTAacagaaataattattatattataatctaTAGTATCCTGAGAAAtctataaatcatttaaaataatttccaaaTATTAGTGACTTATTAGATTATCTAATTTATATAACTTGTAAGTTAtggaataaaaaattgtatttattagggattcattttttataaaaataacttatagATAAATACGATTTACATGCTTTAAATGTCCTgcttaaaatgttatttataagGCATATAAAACCTATCAAAGCTATAAATTTCATCAGACATTCATAGCTTTttacacaaatattttacaatgcTAACAATCTTTAGTAACCTATTGAACCTAACAGTTCTATAAGTCATTTCAAACAACTATTCAAATATTAGTGATATATTTTATACGTATAAGAAGAATTATTAGCCATGTGTAACAAGATAGAGGAGGATTGTGTAGGCAGAAGACTTTCTAAAGCCCACTTAAAAAGACCCAACTaatagttttatatttgttgcaGACCATTTGCAAGCCGGCGCCCTTTTCCCACGACGAGGAGGCCATGTTGGAGCGCGAGCGCTGCGACTACACTAAGCGGATCACCTACCAAATGGCCCGCTCCGGCCAGACGAACCGCCGCGTGAGGGTCTACGCCGATGGCATCTACGACCTGTTCCACCAGGGCCATGCCCGCCAGCTAATGCAGGCCAAGAACATCTTTCCCAACGTGTACTTAATCGTGGGCGTGTGCAACGATGAGCTGACCCATCGCATGAAGGGACGCACCGTGATGAACGGCTTCGAGCGATACGAGGGAGTGCGTCACTGCCGCTATGTGGATGAGGTGGGTTCTCCCTTGCTTCGATTAGATTTATCACTGAATAACACGCTTGTTTGCCCCTTGCAGATTGTCCAG
It contains:
- the LOC108055174 gene encoding uncharacterized protein isoform X2; amino-acid sequence: MHFKIICFFMALECNGVFCIGLRSLILEAHNRRRAKYGNQPLVLDEKLSEECKKYAQLRMEKDVQMSIRRTKCIRMNCMDWAQLMATIRKTSAFSMMLNPGPAFEIGSIIAAIVIIENITNLRP
- the LOC108055174 gene encoding Golgi-associated plant pathogenesis-related protein 1 isoform X1, translated to MHFKIICFFMALECNGVFCIGLRSLILEAHNRRRAKYGNQPLVLDEKLSEECKKYAQQLVADGEGCTDVDSEDEMHSDELHGLGPIDGNYTQNICVFHDAKPRACVRDWFHYRGYRNNRKYYQFTAMIWNASTKLGVGLARIKDTRYLVVRYAPPGNILKDMQFNVPKRLTHFWDKYDEAINVDYDDNGKPSTTTDLNSGSELYANWLLFITYILVHLFSSLWILWIT
- the Pcyt1 gene encoding choline-phosphate cytidylyltransferase A isoform X1; the encoded protein is MATSSILAKSTINSTSPPATPSSTASSSPVVVASTLTTRKRTYETAIAMPSSTKGSAEVLDQRTNSPAKSKSNGVGGGQLESVLVVSEGGASEPTTAATTLRDSTRTISQSDADDGGEAAAAEDLLPTIAAGASTSDYLSGVKRKYVPQQQTSPEPLVVPASTSQQFFNGSGASDFATICKPAPFSHDEEAMLERERCDYTKRITYQMARSGQTNRRVRVYADGIYDLFHQGHARQLMQAKNIFPNVYLIVGVCNDELTHRMKGRTVMNGFERYEGVRHCRYVDEIVQNAPWTLSDDFIADNKIDFVAHDDIPYGTDGMDDIYAPLKARGMFVATERTEGVSTSDIVARIVKDYDLYVRRNLARGYSAKELNVSFLSEKKFRLQNKMDELKSRGKRELSKVKVDIITKWEEKSREFIDHFLLLFGRENLNHLWNESKGKLLQALSPPGSPSGSVNGDDTEGGEDFSETIDDYLAEKLSEGSGSSGSLNGKQKRSSLARRSYQSLQSRSPELVDADGEEDAEYERRSD